In the Bacillus shivajii genome, one interval contains:
- the prfB gene encoding peptide chain release factor 2 (programmed frameshift), with product MELVELKQELSSMAKRLADFRGSLDLEEKETRIAELEERMADPSFWDDQNEAQKVISENNALKGMANTYRDLEAAHEDLEVSYELVKEEGDQELAAELEEGVKELVEKLNEFELLLLLSEPHDQNSAILELHPGAGGTESQDWASMLLRMYTRWAESRDFKVETLDYLPGDEAGVKSVTLLIKGHNAYGYLKAEKGVHRLVRISPFDSSGRRHTSFVSCEVMPELDDNVEVEISTDELKIDTYRSSGAGGQHVNTTDSAVRITHLPTNTVVTCQSERSQIKNREKAMKMLKAKLYQLELEKQKQELDEIRGEQSDIGWGSQIRSYVFHPYNMVKDHRTNYETGNTQSVMDGELDPFIDAYLRSKIN from the exons ATGGAATTAGTAGAATTAAAACAAGAGCTTTCAAGTATGGCTAAACGACTAGCGGACTTTAGGGGGTCTCTT GACCTCGAAGAAAAAGAGACACGTATTGCGGAATTAGAAGAGAGAATGGCAGATCCTTCATTTTGGGATGATCAAAATGAAGCACAAAAGGTGATCTCTGAAAACAATGCGTTAAAAGGGATGGCAAATACGTATCGTGATCTTGAAGCAGCACATGAGGATCTCGAAGTTTCCTATGAACTTGTCAAAGAAGAAGGAGATCAGGAGCTTGCTGCAGAGCTTGAAGAAGGGGTAAAAGAACTTGTGGAAAAGTTGAACGAGTTTGAATTACTTCTACTTTTAAGCGAACCACACGACCAAAACAGTGCGATCTTAGAATTGCACCCAGGTGCAGGTGGTACAGAATCACAAGATTGGGCTTCGATGCTTCTACGTATGTACACGCGTTGGGCAGAATCGAGAGACTTTAAAGTCGAAACGCTTGACTACTTACCTGGAGATGAAGCGGGTGTGAAGAGCGTGACGCTTCTTATAAAAGGGCATAATGCTTACGGGTATTTAAAGGCGGAAAAAGGGGTTCACCGACTCGTACGTATTTCGCCATTTGATTCATCAGGAAGAAGACATACATCGTTCGTTTCTTGTGAAGTCATGCCAGAGCTTGATGATAATGTCGAAGTTGAAATTTCAACAGATGAATTGAAGATTGATACGTATCGCTCAAGTGGTGCGGGTGGTCAGCACGTGAATACGACTGACTCTGCCGTACGAATTACACACCTACCGACAAATACGGTCGTGACGTGTCAATCTGAGCGGTCGCAAATTAAAAACCGTGAAAAAGCAATGAAAATGTTAAAAGCAAAGCTTTATCAACTAGAATTAGAAAAACAAAAACAAGAACTTGATGAAATTCGTGGTGAGCAATCGGATATCGGCTGGGGAAGCCAAATTCGTTCATACGTGTTCCATCCATATAATATGGTAAAAGATCACCGTACGAATTATGAAACAGGTAATACGCAATCTGTTATGGACGGGGAACTAGATCCGTTTATCGATGCATATCTGCGTTCAAAAATAAATTAA
- the secA gene encoding preprotein translocase subunit SecA, translated as MLGLIKKVIGDTDARHLKKLQKRVDQIDALKDDMKKLSDDDLRKKTEEFKERHRNGESLDDLMPEAFAVVREGATRSLGMTHYPVQLLGGIVLHHGDISEMKTGEGKTLVATLAVYLNAITEKGVHVVTVNEYLARRDAEDMGKLYNFLGLTVGLNISGLSKEEKREAYQADVLYGTNNEFGFDYLRDNMVQYKEQMVQRPLHFAIVDEVDSILIDEARTPLIISGSAERSTQLYTAANSFVRMLEEEVDYTYDEKTKNVQITDEGVSKAERAFNIDNLFDSEHVQLNHHINQALKAHKVMVVDEDYVVQDGEVVIIDQFTGRLMSGRRYSDGLHQAIEAKEGLEIKKESMTLASITFQNYFRMYEKLSGMTGTAKTEEEEFRNIYGMNVYAVPTNEPIARRDNADLIFKTMDAKYRAIIEEIAELYEKGQPVLVGTVNVDTSELISSMLKKKRIPHNVLNAKHHEQEADIIENAGQKKAVTIATNMAGRGTDIKLGDGVKELGGLYVLGTERHESRRIDNQLRGRSGRQGDPGMSQFYLSLEDTLMRRFGSENMRNMMEKLGMDEDQPIESKLVSRAVEQAQKRVEGNNFDARKQLLQYDDVMREQRDVIYEQRMEVLESDNLRSVVEKMIESTIERTVASYTPAEEVPEDWNLQGIVDYVNANVFDEHEIEEKDIKGLEPEEINELIWDKVQEEYNRREEEFTPERMREFEKVILLRTVDTKWMNHIDQMDQLRQGIHLRAYGQNDPLREYKFEGFQMFEEMVASIEEEVTRYAMNAQIESNLERKQVAEGKAVHRSTNEANEQKKRKTPFKKESTIGRNDPCPCGSGKKYKQCHGR; from the coding sequence ATGTTAGGATTGATAAAAAAGGTCATTGGGGATACTGATGCACGGCATCTGAAAAAACTTCAAAAACGAGTAGACCAAATTGACGCGTTAAAAGATGACATGAAAAAACTGAGTGACGATGATCTCAGAAAGAAGACAGAAGAGTTTAAGGAACGTCACCGTAATGGTGAGTCTTTAGATGATTTAATGCCTGAAGCATTCGCAGTTGTGCGTGAAGGTGCGACTCGATCACTCGGAATGACGCATTACCCTGTTCAGTTACTTGGGGGAATTGTCCTTCATCACGGTGATATTTCTGAGATGAAAACAGGTGAAGGTAAAACGCTCGTTGCAACATTAGCTGTGTACTTAAATGCGATTACAGAAAAAGGGGTACACGTTGTTACAGTAAACGAATACCTTGCTCGTCGTGATGCGGAAGATATGGGTAAACTATATAACTTTCTCGGTTTAACAGTGGGCTTAAACATTTCAGGTTTATCGAAAGAAGAAAAACGTGAAGCTTACCAAGCCGATGTTTTATATGGAACGAACAATGAGTTTGGCTTCGACTATTTACGAGACAACATGGTGCAATATAAAGAACAAATGGTTCAACGTCCTCTTCATTTTGCGATCGTCGATGAGGTTGACTCGATTTTAATTGATGAAGCGCGTACACCGTTAATTATTTCAGGTTCAGCAGAGCGTTCCACGCAGCTATATACTGCGGCCAATTCATTTGTACGTATGCTCGAAGAAGAAGTCGACTACACGTATGATGAAAAAACGAAGAACGTTCAAATTACAGACGAAGGTGTTAGTAAAGCCGAAAGAGCTTTCAATATTGATAACTTATTCGATTCAGAACACGTTCAATTAAATCATCATATTAACCAAGCGTTAAAAGCGCACAAAGTGATGGTCGTTGATGAAGACTATGTTGTACAAGACGGAGAAGTAGTCATCATTGATCAATTTACAGGTCGTCTTATGAGTGGACGTCGTTACAGTGATGGGCTTCACCAAGCAATTGAAGCAAAAGAAGGGCTTGAAATTAAGAAGGAAAGTATGACGCTTGCATCGATTACATTCCAAAACTACTTCCGTATGTACGAAAAATTGTCGGGAATGACAGGTACAGCGAAGACGGAAGAAGAAGAATTCCGAAACATTTACGGTATGAATGTGTACGCTGTTCCAACAAATGAACCGATTGCTCGAAGGGACAACGCTGACTTAATTTTTAAAACAATGGATGCGAAATACCGCGCGATTATTGAAGAAATTGCTGAGTTATATGAAAAAGGACAGCCAGTTCTCGTTGGTACTGTAAACGTTGATACATCTGAGCTTATTTCTTCGATGTTGAAAAAGAAGCGTATACCGCACAACGTGTTAAATGCCAAACACCACGAGCAAGAAGCGGATATCATTGAAAATGCAGGTCAGAAAAAAGCAGTAACAATTGCGACAAATATGGCCGGTCGTGGTACTGATATAAAACTCGGTGATGGCGTAAAAGAACTTGGTGGTTTATACGTCCTTGGTACAGAGCGCCACGAAAGTCGCCGTATCGATAACCAGCTTCGCGGACGTTCTGGTCGTCAAGGTGACCCAGGTATGTCACAATTTTATTTATCGCTTGAAGATACATTGATGCGTCGCTTCGGTTCAGAGAACATGCGAAACATGATGGAAAAGCTCGGGATGGATGAAGATCAACCGATCGAAAGTAAACTCGTTTCACGAGCAGTCGAGCAAGCACAAAAACGAGTTGAAGGGAACAACTTTGACGCTCGTAAACAATTACTTCAATATGATGACGTCATGCGTGAGCAACGTGATGTGATTTATGAACAACGTATGGAAGTGCTTGAATCTGATAATTTACGCTCTGTTGTTGAAAAAATGATTGAATCAACAATCGAAAGAACCGTCGCATCTTATACGCCGGCAGAAGAAGTTCCTGAGGACTGGAACTTACAAGGGATCGTCGATTATGTGAACGCGAATGTCTTCGATGAACATGAAATTGAAGAAAAAGATATTAAAGGTCTTGAACCTGAAGAAATTAATGAACTCATTTGGGACAAAGTTCAAGAAGAGTACAATCGTCGTGAAGAAGAATTCACACCAGAACGTATGCGTGAATTCGAAAAAGTGATTTTATTACGTACGGTTGATACGAAATGGATGAACCATATTGACCAAATGGACCAGCTCCGTCAAGGAATTCATTTACGTGCATACGGTCAAAATGATCCATTACGTGAGTACAAGTTTGAAGGCTTCCAAATGTTCGAAGAAATGGTTGCTTCTATAGAAGAAGAAGTGACACGTTACGCGATGAATGCTCAAATAGAATCCAATCTTGAACGTAAACAAGTTGCTGAAGGAAAAGCGGTTCATAGAAGTACGAATGAAGCGAATGAGCAGAAAAAACGTAAAACGCCATTTAAAAAAGAAAGTACGATCGGAAGAAATGACCCATGTCCATGTGGCTCTGGGAAAAAATATAAACAATGTCACGGACGATAA
- the hpf gene encoding ribosome hibernation-promoting factor, HPF/YfiA family: MNFNIRGENLEITPALKDYVEKKVGKLEKYFDEPLKSDVHVKMSVLNTDQKVEITIPMPKLVLRAEEKHADMYAAIDLVIEKLERQIRKHKTKVNRKFRADDSLKYMFKNELEPLAEEEPESDDLEIVRTKRFDLKPMDTEEAILQMDMLGHNFFVFSNSVSGDTNVVYKRRDGRYGLIEPE; the protein is encoded by the coding sequence ATGAATTTCAATATTCGTGGCGAAAACCTAGAAATCACTCCAGCACTAAAGGATTACGTAGAAAAAAAGGTAGGCAAACTTGAAAAGTATTTTGATGAACCATTAAAATCTGATGTACACGTCAAAATGAGTGTATTAAACACTGATCAAAAAGTTGAGATTACAATCCCAATGCCAAAGCTGGTACTTCGTGCAGAAGAGAAGCACGCTGATATGTATGCAGCCATCGATTTGGTCATTGAAAAATTAGAACGCCAAATCCGTAAACATAAAACGAAAGTGAACCGTAAATTCAGAGCTGATGACAGCTTAAAGTATATGTTCAAAAATGAGTTAGAGCCATTAGCAGAGGAGGAACCAGAAAGCGATGATTTAGAAATCGTTCGTACGAAGCGATTTGACCTTAAGCCAATGGATACAGAAGAAGCAATTTTACAAATGGACATGTTAGGTCACAACTTCTTCGTCTTCTCAAACTCAGTAAGTGGAGATACAAATGTTGTATACAAACGCCGAGATGGCCGTTACGGCTTAATCGAGCCAGAATAA
- a CDS encoding cold shock domain-containing protein, protein MQGKVKWFNAEKGFGFIEREDGDDVFVHFSAINEEGFKTLEEGQGVEFEIVEGSRGPQASNVTKV, encoded by the coding sequence ATGCAAGGAAAAGTAAAATGGTTTAATGCAGAAAAAGGTTTTGGATTTATTGAGCGTGAAGATGGTGACGATGTATTCGTTCATTTCTCTGCGATCAATGAAGAAGGATTTAAAACGCTTGAAGAAGGTCAAGGTGTTGAATTTGAAATCGTTGAAGGTTCACGCGGACCTCAAGCTTCGAACGTAACAAAAGTATAA
- the asnB gene encoding asparagine synthase (glutamine-hydrolyzing) has protein sequence MCGFVGIATTKQDILYKLPIEKMTSVIHHRGPDDKGIYESDYVRFGFQRLSIVDLDGGQQPMSTDDRRYTIIFNGEIYNTPELREWLQTKGVETKTHSDTEVILHLYKKKGENCVDDLRGMFSFLIWDAKDKVLFGARDPFGIKPLYYKQFFDGTILFSSEKKSLFFENKRSYIYGEGAFHYLTFQYVPEPFTATSSIKKVKPGSCFTWKPDHKLQFKQYWKPTFTPEKQRWNPFSVFTKTNKENHLQNIAEALKKSVEQHLRSDVPVGAFLSGGIDSSAIVSIAKQYHPDIRTFTAEFERDGYSEADVAAETAKALGVNHERISLSAEDVMNELPKIIWHMDEPVADPAAIPLYFVAKKASEHVKVVLSGEGADELFGGYNIYREPQSLRLFRFVPDMIKPHIRKFAEQLPYGMKGRSFLMRGCHRLEDRFVGNAKIFTDEEKSHVLFPRSPGWKTGDVLAPLYEEARINHYDDVTTMQHIDLHTWLRGDILVKADKMTMAHSLELRVPFLDREVFKAAVSLPIKGKVHGKQTKVWLREALRDIVPEHVLNRKKLGFPVPIKHWLKDEMYEWARNWMNQSQTEHIFNKDACLNMLDMHRAGKIEASRKIWTILTYMIWHNQFIENEKKDRSHNNII, from the coding sequence ATGTGTGGATTTGTTGGAATTGCAACAACAAAACAAGATATTTTATATAAACTTCCGATTGAAAAAATGACATCTGTCATTCACCATAGAGGACCTGATGACAAAGGTATATATGAAAGTGATTATGTGAGATTTGGCTTTCAACGGTTAAGCATCGTCGACTTAGATGGTGGCCAACAACCAATGAGTACAGATGACCGTCGCTACACAATCATTTTTAACGGTGAAATTTATAATACCCCTGAGCTAAGGGAATGGTTGCAAACAAAAGGGGTGGAAACGAAAACACATTCAGATACAGAAGTGATTCTTCATTTATATAAGAAGAAAGGCGAAAATTGTGTCGATGATTTGCGAGGGATGTTTTCTTTTTTGATTTGGGATGCGAAAGACAAGGTTTTATTTGGGGCCCGTGACCCATTCGGGATAAAGCCGTTGTATTATAAACAGTTTTTTGACGGCACAATCCTTTTTTCCTCAGAGAAAAAATCGTTATTTTTCGAAAATAAGAGGAGTTACATTTATGGTGAAGGCGCCTTTCATTACTTAACCTTTCAATACGTTCCAGAACCATTTACTGCAACATCATCAATAAAAAAAGTTAAGCCCGGATCTTGTTTTACATGGAAACCGGATCACAAACTTCAATTCAAGCAATATTGGAAACCAACGTTCACACCAGAAAAACAAAGGTGGAACCCTTTTTCAGTATTTACGAAAACAAATAAAGAGAATCATTTACAAAATATTGCTGAAGCATTGAAAAAATCGGTGGAACAACATTTACGTAGTGATGTTCCAGTCGGGGCCTTTTTATCAGGAGGGATTGATTCATCTGCGATTGTTTCTATTGCCAAACAGTATCACCCTGATATAAGAACGTTCACGGCTGAGTTTGAAAGAGACGGATATAGCGAAGCTGACGTTGCTGCGGAGACCGCAAAAGCTCTTGGTGTTAATCATGAGCGGATTAGTCTATCTGCCGAGGACGTCATGAATGAACTTCCGAAGATCATTTGGCATATGGATGAGCCTGTTGCCGATCCAGCGGCTATTCCATTATATTTTGTCGCCAAAAAAGCGAGTGAACATGTAAAAGTTGTCTTATCTGGCGAAGGGGCTGATGAATTGTTCGGTGGTTACAACATTTACCGAGAACCACAGTCTTTACGGTTGTTTCGTTTCGTCCCAGATATGATAAAGCCTCACATTCGTAAGTTCGCCGAACAACTCCCCTATGGGATGAAAGGTCGTAGTTTTCTAATGCGCGGTTGTCATCGGTTAGAAGACCGATTTGTTGGAAATGCAAAGATTTTTACAGACGAAGAAAAATCTCACGTATTGTTCCCTCGCTCACCGGGGTGGAAAACAGGAGATGTGCTCGCCCCTTTATATGAAGAAGCAAGGATCAATCACTATGATGATGTGACAACGATGCAGCATATTGACCTTCATACGTGGCTAAGAGGCGACATTCTCGTGAAAGCCGATAAAATGACGATGGCCCACTCCCTTGAACTACGGGTACCATTTCTTGATCGAGAAGTGTTTAAAGCAGCTGTTTCCCTTCCTATCAAAGGAAAAGTACACGGCAAACAAACGAAAGTATGGCTTCGCGAAGCATTGCGCGACATTGTTCCCGAGCACGTATTAAACCGAAAAAAGCTCGGATTTCCAGTGCCGATCAAACATTGGCTAAAAGATGAGATGTATGAATGGGCAAGAAATTGGATGAACCAAAGTCAAACAGAGCATATCTTTAATAAAGATGCTTGTCTGAATATGCTCGACATGCACCGAGCTGGGAAAATCGAAGCAAGCAGAAAAATATGGACAATCCTCACCTACATGATATGGCATAACCAGTTCATCGAAAACGAAAAAAAAGACCGCTCACACAACAACATCATATAA
- a CDS encoding transposase, protein MPSQNRQWFPGAIYHIICRGVRRTPIFLHPKDIAKFQSFIDDAAIGTPFDIYAYCFMTNHYHMLTGTKDQPISKIMHAINTPYAQWFNRKYETTGHLFERRYTSVPVPSEYRFMVISAYIHNNPRSLKHIETPASYPFSSYPHYLNISLPHNDFVSETKTPFSSSISTEHLFHFSPNMNEWKSLATHELLSRSPPMPFTKEKLESLFPAPFVPHYERYVEREWKLQQLLKEQANEQRIPHEND, encoded by the coding sequence ATGCCAAGTCAGAACAGACAGTGGTTCCCCGGCGCTATTTACCATATTATTTGCCGCGGAGTCAGGAGAACGCCTATATTTTTACACCCAAAGGATATCGCAAAGTTCCAATCATTTATAGATGATGCCGCGATCGGAACTCCGTTCGACATATACGCCTATTGCTTTATGACGAATCATTATCACATGCTGACCGGTACAAAAGATCAACCTATTTCTAAAATCATGCATGCAATTAACACCCCTTACGCACAATGGTTTAATCGAAAATATGAAACAACGGGACATCTCTTTGAAAGACGATATACGAGCGTCCCCGTTCCCAGTGAATATCGCTTCATGGTTATTAGTGCCTACATTCATAACAATCCTCGCAGTTTAAAACACATTGAAACCCCTGCTTCTTACCCGTTTAGCAGCTACCCGCATTATTTAAACATCTCCCTTCCGCATAACGACTTCGTCTCGGAAACCAAAACACCGTTTTCATCTAGCATTTCTACTGAGCACCTATTCCATTTTTCCCCTAACATGAACGAATGGAAGTCCTTAGCCACCCACGAGCTACTTTCCCGCTCCCCACCAATGCCCTTTACGAAAGAAAAACTAGAGTCTCTTTTCCCTGCACCATTTGTTCCCCACTATGAACGATACGTTGAAAGAGAGTGGAAATTACAGCAGCTACTAAAAGAACAAGCGAATGAGCAACGAATACCACACGAAAACGATTAA
- a CDS encoding single-stranded DNA-binding protein: MYNQVTLIGRLTKDPTTATTKEGTTYSRFNLAVRRPFKNGEGNYDTDFISCTAWKKLAETTADYCTKGSLICVTGRVQMRTYDLGDNKRLSYSDIVAENITFLQLKQRNDETPKELPAEAFPPPEEQAPPPQSRNH; encoded by the coding sequence ATGTATAACCAAGTGACATTAATTGGGCGCCTAACGAAAGACCCAACAACTGCGACAACAAAGGAAGGCACGACGTATTCACGTTTTAACCTTGCTGTTCGTCGGCCATTTAAAAACGGAGAAGGAAACTACGATACAGATTTCATTTCTTGTACCGCCTGGAAAAAGCTCGCAGAAACAACAGCAGACTATTGCACGAAAGGCTCACTCATTTGTGTTACCGGAAGAGTCCAGATGAGAACGTATGACCTTGGAGACAATAAACGCCTTTCCTATTCTGATATCGTTGCAGAAAACATCACCTTCCTCCAATTAAAACAACGAAACGATGAAACCCCGAAAGAACTTCCTGCAGAAGCCTTTCCACCACCAGAAGAGCAAGCGCCACCACCTCAATCTCGAAATCACTAG
- the manA gene encoding mannose-6-phosphate isomerase, class I, with amino-acid sequence MMKDILKLKPVLQEKIWGGSKLKTQFHYEIPSSQTGECWGISGHSNGTNIIESGPYKGMTLRELWASHRELFDNETGEEFPLLVKIIDAQDDLSVQVHPDDEYAKKNEGYAFGKTECWYILDAEPGAELVLGHHAKTRDELRDMVEKEEWDELFRKVPVKKGDFVYVPSGTVHAIGKGIVILEIQQSSDITYRFYDYDRKDKEGNTRDLHIEDSIACSMVPHEDPKLDRDTWETDRMKVERLIKEHYFTVDKWHVNGKTQFNNRTYLLMSVIDGEGTIKTEEGSHFLKKGTHFLIPSTVEKYTLKGKMTVVVSQTTKK; translated from the coding sequence ATGATGAAAGATATTTTAAAGTTAAAGCCTGTGTTACAAGAGAAGATTTGGGGTGGATCGAAATTAAAGACGCAATTTCATTACGAGATTCCATCATCACAGACGGGAGAATGCTGGGGGATTTCTGGTCATAGTAATGGAACGAACATTATTGAAAGTGGCCCGTATAAAGGAATGACGTTAAGAGAGTTGTGGGCGAGTCACCGAGAACTTTTTGACAATGAAACTGGTGAGGAGTTCCCTCTATTAGTGAAAATTATTGATGCACAAGATGATTTATCTGTGCAAGTTCATCCTGATGATGAGTATGCAAAAAAGAACGAAGGGTATGCGTTTGGAAAGACGGAGTGCTGGTACATTTTAGATGCGGAACCTGGAGCAGAGCTCGTCCTCGGCCACCATGCCAAAACACGCGATGAGCTTAGGGACATGGTCGAAAAGGAAGAGTGGGACGAACTGTTTAGAAAAGTCCCTGTTAAAAAAGGTGACTTCGTCTATGTTCCTAGTGGGACGGTTCATGCAATCGGAAAAGGAATTGTCATTTTAGAAATTCAGCAAAGCTCTGATATTACGTACCGTTTTTACGATTATGATCGAAAAGACAAAGAAGGAAATACGAGAGATCTCCATATTGAAGACTCTATTGCATGCTCGATGGTTCCTCATGAAGATCCGAAGCTGGACCGTGATACATGGGAAACGGACCGGATGAAGGTAGAGCGCTTAATTAAGGAGCATTATTTCACTGTTGATAAATGGCATGTCAATGGAAAAACACAGTTTAACAACCGTACTTATTTATTAATGAGTGTAATTGATGGTGAAGGAACGATTAAGACAGAAGAGGGATCTCACTTTTTGAAAAAAGGAACACACTTCCTTATTCCATCGACCGTTGAAAAGTACACATTGAAAGGGAAAATGACGGTTGTAGTATCTCAAACGACAAAAAAATAA